The Geotalea uraniireducens Rf4 genome window below encodes:
- a CDS encoding ATP-binding response regulator, translating into MLEVVQTQTIDPRQKQEGKCILIVDDEAIIRDLCRKALKGYRVLEAGDGEEALQVFEQGGIDVILTDVMMPNLDGIELLKRLKEIEPTLVVIVMTGYADKDVILNALKADADDFITKPLNLLQLKTAIDKALVKKALKEEIANLKNLDRLKSNFLSLVSHKFRTPITSISLFLQNLASGVYDPEDSAYQKNLRMIYDESCYLGGLVTDLLTFSQVMDKGEGLKLEPCNLNSIILELLHASKEVAGKPGVETAFDLEPLPSLFLDREKVSFAIKQVIDNAYKFSRSTGRVAIFIKNQDNICKIIVEDNGVGIAKEDLPKIFEKFYQVDSDHAGQIRGFGLGLFYAREFIRLHNGNIAVESELGKGTRVTITFPAAEGCPI; encoded by the coding sequence ATGCTTGAAGTCGTTCAGACCCAGACGATAGACCCGCGTCAGAAGCAGGAGGGTAAGTGCATCCTCATCGTCGATGACGAGGCGATCATCCGCGACCTCTGCCGTAAAGCCCTGAAAGGCTACCGGGTGCTGGAGGCGGGGGACGGCGAAGAGGCGCTCCAGGTCTTCGAGCAGGGGGGGATCGATGTCATCCTCACCGACGTGATGATGCCCAACCTGGACGGCATCGAGCTGCTCAAGCGGTTGAAGGAGATCGAGCCGACTCTGGTGGTCATCGTCATGACCGGCTATGCGGACAAAGACGTGATTCTGAACGCCCTGAAGGCCGATGCCGACGATTTCATCACCAAGCCGCTCAACCTCCTTCAGTTGAAGACCGCCATCGACAAGGCGCTGGTTAAAAAGGCCCTCAAGGAAGAGATCGCCAACCTGAAAAATCTCGACCGCCTCAAGTCCAACTTCCTTTCGCTGGTTTCCCATAAGTTCCGTACGCCCATTACCTCTATTTCGCTTTTTCTGCAGAACCTCGCCTCCGGCGTCTATGACCCGGAGGACAGCGCCTACCAGAAAAACCTGCGGATGATCTATGACGAATCCTGTTATCTCGGGGGACTGGTGACGGACCTCCTCACTTTCAGCCAGGTGATGGACAAGGGAGAGGGCTTGAAGCTTGAGCCGTGCAACCTGAACAGCATCATCCTTGAACTGCTCCATGCATCCAAGGAGGTGGCGGGCAAGCCCGGCGTGGAAACCGCATTCGACCTGGAACCGCTTCCCAGCCTGTTTCTTGACCGGGAGAAGGTGAGTTTTGCCATCAAACAGGTTATCGACAATGCCTACAAGTTCTCGCGCAGCACGGGGCGGGTGGCCATATTCATCAAGAACCAGGACAACATCTGCAAAATCATCGTTGAAGACAATGGGGTCGGCATAGCCAAAGAGGATCTGCCGAAGATCTTCGAAAAATTCTACCAGGTGGACAGCGACCACGCCGGCCAGATCCGCGGTTTCGGTCTCGGTCTCTTTTATGCCCGTGAATTTATCCGGCTTCACAATGGGAACATTGCCGTTGAAAGCGAGCTGGGGAAAGGGACACGGGTAACCATCACATTCCCTGCTGCAGAAGGCTGTCCCATCTGA
- the argB gene encoding acetylglutamate kinase — translation MHKLIEKANTLMEALPYIRRFSGKTIVIKYGGHAMADEALKKSFAMDVILLKYIGINPVIVHGGGPQINETLKRYGIVSEFVKGMRVTDAATMGVVEMVLTGQVNKEVVGYINQHGGRAVGLSGKDGGLLLCRKLLQEVKKDDGTIEKVDIGFVGDITDVDSTILVTLEAGGFIPVIAPVGVGAGGESYNINADLVAGKVAAALKAEKLILLTDVPGVKDQEGHLLSSIALADVPALIDNGTITGGMIPKVTCCTDALTGGVHKAHIVDGRVEHAILLEIFTNVGIGTEILG, via the coding sequence ATGCACAAGCTCATTGAAAAAGCCAATACGCTGATGGAGGCGCTTCCCTATATCAGGCGTTTTTCCGGCAAGACCATAGTCATCAAATACGGCGGCCACGCCATGGCCGACGAGGCGCTGAAGAAATCGTTCGCCATGGATGTCATCCTGCTCAAGTATATCGGCATCAATCCGGTCATCGTCCACGGCGGCGGGCCGCAGATCAACGAAACCCTCAAGCGTTACGGCATCGTCTCCGAGTTCGTCAAGGGGATGCGGGTCACCGACGCCGCTACCATGGGGGTTGTGGAGATGGTGCTGACCGGGCAGGTGAACAAAGAGGTGGTCGGCTACATCAACCAGCATGGCGGGCGGGCCGTGGGGTTGTCCGGCAAGGACGGCGGGCTGCTCCTCTGCAGGAAGCTCCTTCAGGAAGTGAAAAAGGACGACGGCACCATCGAAAAGGTCGATATCGGTTTTGTCGGCGACATCACGGACGTTGATTCCACCATCCTCGTGACCCTGGAGGCTGGGGGGTTCATCCCGGTCATCGCCCCGGTCGGTGTCGGTGCAGGTGGGGAGAGCTACAACATCAACGCCGACCTGGTGGCCGGCAAGGTTGCCGCGGCCCTCAAGGCGGAAAAGTTGATCCTTTTGACCGATGTCCCCGGCGTCAAGGACCAGGAGGGACACCTTCTTTCCAGTATCGCCCTGGCGGACGTCCCTGCGCTGATCGATAACGGCACCATCACCGGCGGCATGATCCCCAAGGTCACCTGTTGCACGGACGCCCTGACGGGAGGGGTGCACAAGGCCCACATCGTCGATGGCCGAGTTGAGCACGCGATTCTCCTGGAAATATTTACCAATGTGGGGATCGGAACGGAGATACTGGGCTAG
- a CDS encoding acetylornithine transaminase, with product MNSAQWIAKGDKYIMRTYGRYPLVPVKGEGCYLWDADGKRYLDFLAGVAVNNLGHCHPRVVAALQKQAAELIHCSNYYHIPTQIELAEILCNHSFADRAFFCNSGAEANEAAIKLARKYSREKYGQDRYEIITALASFHGRTMATVSATGQEKVQKFFDPLLHGFLHVPFNDADALEKAVTPNTCAIMLEPIQGEGGVVVPDAEYFRQVRRICDENNLLLIFDEVQVGIGRTGKLFAHEHFGVTPDIMTLAKALAGGAPIGTMLAREDLAASFGPGTHGSTFGGNPLVTAAGVAVMRTILEEGILNHTEEMGEYLMGELEGLKKKFPIITDVRGIGLMIGMELSVPAGDIVKKGLERGVLLNVAQDRVLRFVPPLIVGKKEVDEMIAVLDGILAEM from the coding sequence ATGAATTCTGCGCAATGGATTGCAAAAGGCGACAAATACATCATGCGGACCTACGGCCGTTACCCGCTGGTGCCGGTTAAAGGCGAAGGGTGCTACCTGTGGGACGCGGACGGCAAGCGGTATCTCGACTTCCTCGCCGGGGTTGCGGTCAACAACCTGGGGCACTGCCACCCACGGGTGGTGGCTGCCCTGCAGAAGCAGGCGGCGGAGCTGATCCACTGCTCCAATTACTACCATATCCCGACCCAGATCGAACTGGCGGAGATCCTCTGCAACCACTCCTTCGCCGACCGGGCCTTCTTCTGCAACAGCGGCGCCGAGGCCAACGAGGCGGCCATCAAGCTGGCCCGCAAGTACAGCCGGGAAAAGTACGGCCAGGACCGTTACGAGATCATCACCGCCCTCGCCTCGTTTCATGGCCGGACCATGGCCACCGTTTCGGCCACCGGCCAGGAGAAGGTGCAGAAATTCTTCGATCCGCTCCTCCACGGTTTCCTTCACGTGCCGTTCAACGACGCCGATGCCCTGGAGAAAGCGGTCACCCCCAACACCTGTGCCATCATGCTGGAGCCGATCCAGGGGGAGGGTGGGGTGGTCGTTCCCGACGCCGAATACTTCCGCCAGGTGCGGCGCATCTGCGACGAGAACAACCTGCTCCTCATTTTCGACGAAGTCCAGGTGGGGATCGGCCGGACCGGCAAGCTCTTTGCCCACGAGCATTTCGGCGTCACCCCGGACATCATGACCCTGGCCAAGGCCTTGGCCGGCGGTGCCCCCATCGGCACCATGCTGGCGCGGGAAGATCTGGCTGCTTCTTTCGGCCCCGGAACCCACGGCTCCACCTTCGGCGGCAACCCGCTGGTGACGGCAGCCGGCGTGGCCGTGATGCGGACCATCCTCGAAGAGGGGATACTCAACCATACCGAAGAAATGGGTGAATACCTCATGGGCGAGCTGGAGGGGCTGAAGAAAAAGTTCCCCATCATCACCGATGTGCGCGGCATAGGACTGATGATCGGCATGGAGCTCTCCGTCCCGGCCGGCGACATCGTCAAAAAGGGGCTGGAGCGGGGCGTGCTCTTGAACGTGGCCCAGGACCGGGTGCTCCGCTTTGTCCCGCCGCTCATCGTAGGGAAGAAGGAAGTGGACGAGATGATCGCTGTCCTCGATGGGATTCTGGCGGAGATGTAA
- the argF gene encoding ornithine carbamoyltransferase, whose translation MKRDFLALSQFTKTELDAIFALTRELQQKQKQGIEHHLLKGKTLAMIFEKSSTRTRVSFEVGMYQLGGHPLFISTKDSQMGRGEPIKDTARVMARYCDGVMIRTYGQEIVEEFARYSAVPVINGLTDLHHPCQIMADLFTVIEHRGSYEGLKIAWVGDGNNMANTWIEAAAIFGFDLTLACPKGYEPDARVMAWAQAKATSRIVLTDDPHEAVKDADVINTDVWASMGQEAEQKAREKAFAGYQLNEALLDPARGNCMVLHCLPAHRGEEITDDVIEGPHSAVWDEAENRLHVQKAIMATLMGAR comes from the coding sequence ATGAAACGAGATTTTCTGGCACTGAGCCAGTTTACGAAAACGGAGCTGGACGCCATCTTTGCCCTGACCCGGGAGTTGCAGCAGAAGCAGAAGCAAGGGATCGAACACCACCTGCTCAAGGGGAAGACCCTGGCGATGATCTTCGAGAAGTCCTCCACCAGGACCCGCGTCTCCTTCGAGGTGGGGATGTACCAGCTTGGCGGCCATCCCCTGTTCATCTCCACCAAGGATTCCCAGATGGGGCGCGGCGAGCCGATCAAGGATACGGCCCGGGTCATGGCCCGCTACTGCGATGGGGTGATGATCCGCACCTACGGCCAGGAAATCGTCGAGGAGTTCGCCCGTTACTCTGCCGTGCCGGTCATCAACGGCCTCACCGACCTGCATCACCCCTGCCAGATCATGGCAGACCTGTTCACGGTCATCGAGCACAGAGGCTCCTACGAGGGGCTGAAAATCGCCTGGGTGGGGGACGGCAACAACATGGCCAACACCTGGATCGAGGCCGCCGCCATCTTCGGTTTCGATCTGACCCTGGCCTGCCCCAAAGGGTACGAGCCGGACGCGCGCGTGATGGCGTGGGCGCAGGCAAAAGCAACGTCCAGGATTGTCCTGACAGACGACCCGCATGAGGCTGTCAAGGATGCGGATGTCATCAATACCGACGTCTGGGCCAGCATGGGGCAGGAGGCGGAACAGAAAGCGCGGGAAAAGGCCTTTGCCGGCTACCAGCTGAACGAGGCGCTCCTCGATCCGGCCCGCGGGAACTGCATGGTCCTGCACTGCCTCCCCGCCCACCGGGGCGAGGAGATCACCGACGACGTCATCGAGGGGCCACATTCGGCGGTCTGGGACGAGGCGGAGAACAGGCTGCATGTGCAGAAAGCGATCATGGCGACCTTGATGGGTGCACGCTGA
- a CDS encoding argininosuccinate synthase — MAKKEVKKIVLAYSGGLDTSIILKWLKNEYGCEVITFSADLGQGDELTPIRDKAFATGADKVYIDDLREEFVRDFVFPMFRANAIYEGHYLLGTSIARPLIAKRQMEIAKIEGADAVSHGATGKGNDQVRFELGYYHFNPAITVIAPWRDWKLNSRQALINYAKKNDIPIPVTKKRPWSSDRNLLHISFEGAILEDTWAEAPENMYVLTKSPEKAPNKPQYVEIEFRNGNAVAVDGEAMSPAQLLAHLNFIGGEHGIGRVDLLENRSVGMKSRGVYETPGGTILREAHMAVEQITMDREVMHLRDSLIPRYAEMVYNGYWFSPEREMLQTMIDESQKTVNGVARVKLYKGHCRTVGRKSETDSLFNLDFATFEKDQVYNQKDAEGFIKLNSLRLRIRSLMQAAKKK; from the coding sequence ATGGCAAAAAAAGAAGTGAAAAAGATCGTCCTCGCCTATTCCGGCGGGCTGGATACCTCCATCATCCTCAAGTGGCTGAAGAACGAGTACGGCTGCGAAGTCATCACCTTTTCCGCCGACCTGGGCCAAGGGGACGAATTGACGCCGATCCGCGACAAGGCTTTTGCCACCGGCGCCGACAAGGTTTACATAGACGATCTAAGGGAAGAATTCGTCCGCGACTTCGTTTTCCCCATGTTCCGCGCCAATGCCATCTATGAGGGACATTATCTCCTCGGCACCTCCATTGCCCGGCCGCTGATCGCCAAACGGCAGATGGAGATCGCAAAGATCGAGGGGGCCGACGCGGTTTCCCACGGCGCCACCGGCAAGGGAAACGACCAGGTCCGCTTCGAGCTGGGCTACTACCACTTCAACCCGGCCATCACGGTCATCGCCCCCTGGCGGGACTGGAAGCTCAACAGCCGCCAGGCCCTCATCAACTATGCGAAGAAGAACGACATACCCATCCCGGTCACCAAGAAGCGCCCCTGGTCTTCCGACCGCAACCTGCTCCACATCTCCTTCGAAGGGGCAATCCTGGAGGATACCTGGGCTGAAGCGCCCGAGAACATGTACGTGCTGACCAAGTCTCCGGAAAAGGCTCCAAACAAGCCCCAGTACGTGGAGATCGAGTTCAGGAACGGCAATGCGGTGGCCGTGGACGGGGAGGCGATGTCGCCGGCCCAGCTCCTCGCCCATCTCAACTTCATCGGCGGCGAGCACGGCATCGGCCGGGTGGACCTGCTGGAGAACCGTTCGGTGGGGATGAAGTCCCGCGGCGTTTATGAAACGCCCGGCGGCACCATCCTCCGCGAGGCGCACATGGCGGTGGAACAGATCACCATGGACCGCGAGGTCATGCACCTGCGCGACTCCCTCATCCCCCGCTATGCGGAGATGGTCTACAACGGCTACTGGTTCTCCCCGGAGCGGGAGATGCTCCAGACCATGATCGACGAATCGCAGAAGACCGTCAATGGCGTGGCCCGGGTCAAGCTTTACAAGGGGCATTGCCGTACGGTCGGCCGCAAGTCCGAGACCGACTCGCTTTTCAACCTGGATTTCGCCACCTTCGAGAAGGACCAGGTCTACAACCAGAAGGACGCCGAAGGGTTCATCAAGCTCAATTCGCTCAGGCTGCGCATTCGTTCGCTCATGCAGGCAGCAAAAAAGAAATAA
- a CDS encoding NUDIX domain-containing protein, whose translation MPQIKFKKEHIVTSVVAVIIDDDERVLLTKRNIPPFLDLWVMPGGKINLGEPIMKALHREVMEEVGLEVEVEGLIDVFEHLTPGDDNNHFVILYYRCRPLYCEVAHNPLEVAEARWVPRPELVQYRMPEGTRFILGKIFPELCSCEV comes from the coding sequence ATGCCACAGATAAAATTCAAAAAAGAACATATCGTCACCTCGGTAGTCGCTGTTATCATCGACGACGACGAACGGGTCCTCTTGACCAAGCGCAATATCCCCCCCTTCCTGGACCTGTGGGTGATGCCCGGCGGCAAGATAAACCTGGGGGAGCCGATCATGAAGGCTCTGCACCGTGAAGTCATGGAAGAGGTGGGGCTGGAGGTGGAGGTGGAGGGGCTGATCGATGTCTTCGAGCACCTCACGCCGGGTGACGACAATAACCATTTCGTTATCCTCTACTACCGTTGTCGCCCCCTCTACTGCGAAGTGGCGCATAATCCGTTAGAGGTGGCCGAGGCCAGATGGGTGCCGCGGCCGGAACTGGTGCAGTACAGAATGCCGGAAGGGACACGCTTTATCCTGGGGAAGATCTTCCCGGAACTCTGCAGCTGCGAAGTTTAG
- the argH gene encoding argininosuccinate lyase, translated as MSKDKLWGGRFTQPTDKFVEEFTASIDFDKRLYHQDIRGSIAHARMLGKQKIIPMADVEKIVQGLQEILAQIEAGTFDFSISLEDIHMNIESRLSAKIGEAGKRLHTGRSRNDQVALDIRLYLRDELVEISAYLELLIDSLIFQAEKNIDVIMPGYTHLQTAQPILFAHHMLAYVEMFKRDIGRIEDCLKRANVLPLGAGALAGTTFPIDREHVAELLDFPAVTRNSLDSVSDRDFALEFLADASILMMHLSRFSEELILWSTSEFKFIELSDGFCTGSSIMPQKKNPDVPELVRGKTGRVYGNLMALLTVMKSLPLAYNKDMQEDKEPLFDTIDTVKGSLKIFADMIREMRVNVATMRQAAAKGFSTATDVADYLVRKGMPFRDAHEVVGKSVAYCIAEKKDLPELSIEEWRSFSDKIDEDIYDAITLEASVNARRATGGTALERVKAEIERAKVGR; from the coding sequence ATGTCCAAGGACAAACTGTGGGGTGGCCGTTTCACCCAGCCAACCGATAAATTCGTCGAGGAGTTCACCGCTTCCATCGATTTCGACAAGCGCCTGTATCACCAGGATATCCGCGGCTCCATCGCCCATGCCCGGATGCTCGGCAAACAGAAGATCATCCCGATGGCGGACGTGGAGAAGATAGTGCAGGGACTCCAGGAGATCCTCGCCCAGATCGAGGCGGGAACCTTCGATTTTTCCATTTCCCTTGAAGACATCCACATGAACATCGAGTCGCGCCTCTCGGCCAAGATCGGCGAGGCGGGAAAACGGCTCCATACCGGCCGATCGAGGAACGACCAGGTGGCCCTGGACATCCGCCTCTATCTGCGGGACGAGCTGGTGGAGATCAGCGCCTACCTGGAACTCCTCATCGATTCCCTGATCTTCCAGGCGGAAAAGAACATAGATGTGATCATGCCGGGCTACACCCATCTCCAGACCGCCCAGCCGATCCTCTTCGCCCACCACATGCTCGCCTACGTGGAGATGTTCAAGCGGGACATCGGCAGGATCGAGGATTGTCTGAAGCGGGCCAACGTCCTTCCGCTCGGCGCCGGCGCCCTGGCCGGAACCACCTTCCCCATCGACCGGGAGCATGTGGCCGAGCTGCTCGATTTTCCCGCGGTGACCCGCAACTCCCTCGATTCCGTATCGGACCGGGATTTCGCTCTTGAGTTCCTGGCCGATGCGTCGATCCTCATGATGCACCTTTCCCGCTTCTCCGAGGAGCTGATCCTCTGGTCGACGAGCGAGTTCAAGTTCATCGAGCTCTCCGACGGCTTCTGTACCGGCTCCTCCATCATGCCACAGAAGAAGAACCCCGATGTCCCGGAACTGGTGCGGGGGAAGACCGGCCGGGTCTACGGCAACCTGATGGCGCTCCTGACGGTGATGAAGTCGCTCCCGCTCGCCTACAACAAGGACATGCAGGAGGACAAGGAGCCGCTCTTCGACACCATCGACACGGTCAAGGGCTCACTCAAGATCTTCGCCGACATGATCCGCGAGATGCGGGTCAATGTGGCGACCATGCGCCAGGCAGCGGCCAAGGGGTTCTCCACTGCCACCGACGTGGCCGACTACCTGGTACGCAAGGGGATGCCGTTTCGCGACGCCCACGAGGTGGTGGGGAAATCGGTGGCCTACTGCATCGCAGAGAAGAAAGACCTGCCGGAACTCTCCATCGAGGAGTGGCGGTCCTTTTCCGACAAGATCGATGAGGATATCTACGACGCCATCACCCTGGAGGCGAGCGTCAACGCCCGCCGGGCCACCGGCGGCACGGCGCTGGAAAGGGTGAAGGCGGAGATCGAAAGGGCCAAGGTCGGGAGATAG
- a CDS encoding fibronectin type III domain-containing protein, whose protein sequence is MGQLARTMLIILLPLILAPLAGCGKKGPLIPPEALAPAAVSDLKLAQKGEFFQLFWSRPAKEEGGGPLRALAGFRIFKREVLPPAEDCEACPDAYRLLKAVDLDYLQEVRRSGDLFFYNDNDVRLGKTYQYKAVAVKKDGTPSRESNRARRTKVEPPLPPVLQAASTPTGINLEFVAIPFPEGGAIQGYNIYRWRAGEAVPINPLNDRPVTGNTFEDLRLARGTVYTYAVRTVASVAGESVESVPSNEVSGALTTPD, encoded by the coding sequence ATGGGACAACTTGCCAGAACAATGCTGATAATCCTCCTCCCGCTGATACTGGCGCCCCTTGCCGGTTGCGGCAAGAAGGGGCCGCTGATCCCTCCCGAGGCGCTCGCCCCGGCAGCCGTCAGCGACCTGAAGCTGGCGCAGAAGGGGGAGTTTTTTCAGCTTTTCTGGTCGCGGCCGGCAAAGGAAGAGGGGGGCGGGCCGCTCCGCGCCCTGGCCGGCTTCCGGATATTCAAGCGGGAGGTGCTCCCCCCTGCCGAGGACTGCGAGGCGTGCCCTGACGCCTACCGCCTGCTGAAGGCGGTCGATCTGGACTATCTCCAGGAGGTGCGCCGCTCCGGCGACCTGTTCTTCTACAACGACAACGACGTGCGCCTGGGAAAGACCTATCAGTACAAGGCAGTCGCCGTGAAAAAAGACGGAACGCCGAGCCGGGAGTCCAACCGGGCGCGGCGCACAAAAGTCGAACCGCCGTTGCCGCCGGTGCTGCAGGCTGCTTCCACTCCGACCGGCATTAATCTGGAGTTTGTCGCCATACCATTCCCGGAGGGTGGCGCTATCCAGGGGTACAACATCTACCGCTGGCGTGCCGGCGAGGCGGTCCCCATCAACCCGCTCAACGACAGGCCGGTGACCGGCAATACCTTCGAAGACCTGCGCCTGGCAAGGGGAACGGTCTACACCTATGCGGTGCGGACGGTGGCAAGCGTGGCCGGCGAAAGCGTCGAAAGCGTACCGTCCAACGAGGTGAGCGGCGCGCTGACCACCCCCGATTAA
- the lysA gene encoding diaminopimelate decarboxylase encodes MHHFQYKGKELYAEDVAIKDIVAKVGSPVYIYSQATLERHFKAMDEAFAAVPHTICYSVKANSNLAVVKNFINLGGGVDIVSGGELYRALKAGVDPQKVVYSGVGKKDDEIEYALNTGILMFNVESEQELTRISEIASRMGKKAGIAIRVNPDVDPQTHPYITTGLKNAKFGITIERAIEEYRRAKDLPGIEILGIDCHIGSQLTKVTPFVDAIKKLKNVINTLKGMGISLKYFDLGGGLGIQYNDEAPPLPADYGTEILAETKDLGLHLLFEPGRNLVGNAGILVATCLYTKQRDEKNFIMIDAGMNDLARPALYGSYHGVKPVVNDQDGVIVADIVGPICESGDFLAKDREVPMFKQGDMMAFMSAGAYGFAMSSSYNSRPRVAEVMVKGDRFEVVRERETVEDLIKGEKVPAFL; translated from the coding sequence ATGCATCACTTTCAGTACAAGGGAAAAGAACTCTATGCCGAAGACGTGGCGATCAAGGATATCGTTGCCAAGGTCGGCAGCCCGGTCTACATCTATTCACAGGCGACCCTGGAGCGCCATTTTAAGGCCATGGACGAGGCATTTGCCGCCGTTCCCCATACCATCTGCTATTCGGTCAAGGCAAACTCCAATCTGGCCGTTGTGAAAAACTTCATCAACCTGGGTGGCGGCGTGGATATCGTCTCCGGCGGCGAACTGTACCGGGCGCTGAAAGCGGGGGTCGATCCGCAGAAGGTCGTTTATTCGGGGGTCGGCAAAAAGGACGACGAGATCGAATACGCCCTCAACACCGGCATCCTCATGTTCAACGTGGAGTCTGAGCAGGAGCTGACCCGCATATCCGAGATCGCCAGCCGCATGGGGAAAAAGGCGGGCATCGCCATCCGCGTCAATCCGGACGTAGATCCGCAGACCCATCCCTACATCACCACGGGGCTCAAGAACGCCAAGTTCGGCATCACCATCGAGCGGGCCATAGAGGAGTATCGCCGGGCCAAGGACCTGCCGGGGATCGAGATCCTCGGCATCGACTGCCATATCGGCAGCCAGCTGACCAAGGTCACTCCCTTCGTCGATGCCATCAAGAAGCTGAAAAACGTCATCAACACCCTGAAGGGGATGGGCATCAGCCTCAAGTACTTCGATCTCGGCGGCGGTCTCGGCATCCAGTACAACGATGAAGCTCCGCCGCTCCCCGCCGACTACGGCACGGAGATCCTCGCCGAGACGAAAGACCTGGGCCTCCACCTGCTGTTCGAGCCGGGGCGGAACCTGGTCGGCAACGCCGGCATCCTGGTAGCAACTTGCCTCTACACCAAGCAGCGGGACGAGAAGAACTTCATCATGATCGATGCCGGCATGAACGATCTGGCGCGGCCGGCCCTCTACGGCTCCTACCACGGGGTGAAGCCGGTGGTCAATGACCAGGACGGCGTGATCGTCGCCGATATCGTCGGCCCGATCTGCGAGTCTGGCGACTTCCTCGCCAAGGACCGCGAAGTCCCCATGTTCAAGCAGGGGGACATGATGGCCTTCATGTCTGCCGGTGCGTATGGTTTTGCCATGTCGAGCTCTTACAACAGCCGTCCCCGCGTAGCCGAGGTGATGGTGAAGGGGGACAGGTTCGAGGTGGTCCGCGAGCGGGAGACGGTGGAAGACCTGATCAAAGGGGAAAAAGTCCCGGCATTTCTGTAA
- the dapA gene encoding 4-hydroxy-tetrahydrodipicolinate synthase — protein sequence MFKGSIVAIVTPFKNGAVDEEKLRELVEFQIENGTDAIVPCGTTGESSTLDYEEHDRVIEIVVEQVKKRVPVIAGTGSNSTKEAIEMTSHAKTLGADGALLVTPYYNKPTQEGLFLHYKAVADAVALPQILYNVPGRTGVNLLPETVARLAEHKNIVAIKEATGSLQQASEIIDLCGDKIDVFSGDDFITFPMMACGAKGVISVTANIMPKEVAALVDAFFAGKMEEARQWHLKLLKISNAMFIESNPVPVKTAVALMGKCSAEVRLPLAPLAEANKVKLVAIMKEYGLI from the coding sequence ATGTTCAAAGGAAGCATTGTCGCGATCGTCACACCGTTCAAAAACGGAGCGGTGGACGAAGAGAAGCTGAGGGAGCTGGTAGAGTTCCAGATCGAGAACGGCACCGACGCCATTGTGCCGTGCGGTACCACCGGTGAGTCCTCGACCCTGGATTACGAGGAACACGACCGGGTGATCGAGATCGTCGTCGAGCAGGTGAAGAAGCGGGTTCCGGTCATTGCCGGCACCGGCTCCAACTCCACCAAGGAGGCGATCGAGATGACCAGTCACGCCAAGACCCTTGGCGCGGACGGCGCCCTGCTCGTCACCCCCTACTACAACAAGCCGACCCAGGAAGGGCTTTTCCTCCACTACAAGGCGGTAGCCGACGCGGTGGCGCTTCCCCAGATCCTCTACAACGTGCCCGGACGCACCGGCGTCAACCTCCTACCCGAAACAGTGGCGCGGCTCGCCGAGCACAAAAACATCGTCGCCATCAAAGAGGCGACCGGCTCGCTGCAGCAGGCCTCCGAGATCATTGACCTGTGCGGCGACAAGATCGACGTCTTTTCCGGCGACGATTTCATCACCTTTCCGATGATGGCCTGCGGCGCCAAGGGGGTCATCTCCGTCACCGCCAACATCATGCCCAAGGAAGTGGCGGCACTGGTTGACGCCTTCTTCGCAGGTAAGATGGAAGAGGCGCGCCAATGGCACCTGAAGCTGCTGAAGATCTCCAACGCCATGTTCATCGAGAGCAACCCGGTGCCGGTCAAGACCGCCGTGGCCCTAATGGGCAAATGCAGCGCCGAAGTCCGTCTGCCGCTGGCACCGCTGGCCGAGGCAAACAAGGTCAAACTTGTTGCGATCATGAAAGAGTACGGACTGATCTAA